The window TCACCGCGCTGCAGACGGAGTACTCGATCTGGTCCCGTGAGCCGGAGGCGGAGATCCTGCCGACGACCCGCGAGCTCGGGATCGGCTTCGTGCCCTACAGCCCGCTCGGCCGTGGCTTCCTGACGGGCACCTTCCGCAAGGCGGCCGACATCGCCGCCGACGACTTCCGCGCGAACATGCCCCGGCTGACCGGTGACAACCTCGCCGCGAACCTCGCCGTGGTCGCGAAGGTCGAGCGGATCGCCGCGGCGCACGGCGCCACCCCGGCCCAGGTCGCGCTCGCCTGGGTGCTCGCCCAGGGCACCGACATGGTCCCCATCCCGGGGACGAAGCGGCGCCGTTACCTGGAGGAGAACGTGGCGGCGTCCGCCGTCGAGCTCACCCCGGAGGACCTGGCCGAGCTCGCCACGGCCGGCGACGCCGTCCAGGGCGACCGCTACGCCGACATGTCCACGGTCAACAGGTAGCCACGATCAACCGGTAGCCGCGGTCAATCCGTGGACCCGGTCACCCATAGGACCGGTCAGTAGAGCTCTCCGGCGGAGGCACGGGCGATGACCTGCGCGGCGATGACGCCCCGCTGGATCTCGTTCGTGCCCTCGCCGAGGATCATCAGCGGGGCGTCGCGGAAGTAGCGCTCGACGTCGAACTCCTGGGAGTAGCCGTAACCACCGTGCACCCGCATGGCGTCGAGCGCTACCTTCATCGCCGTCTCGGAGGCGAACAGCTTCGCCATCCCCGCCTCCAGGTCGGACCGCTTCCCGGAGTCGAACCGCGCCGCGGCATCGAGGGTCAGCAGGCGGGCGGCCCGCAGCTGGGTCGCCATGTCGGCGATCAGGTTGCCCACGCTCTGGTGCTTCCAGATCGGCTGCCCGAACGTCTCGCGCTGCTGGGCGTAGGAGACGGCCGCCTCCAGCGCCGCCTGGCCGACGCCGAGGGCGCGGGCGGCGACCTGGATGCGCCCGACCTCCAGGCCACGCATCATCTGCGCCCAGCCCCTGTTCGGTGGGCCGCCGAGCACGGCGTCCGCCGGGACTCGCATCGCGTCGAAGGAGAGCGTGCACGCCTCGACGCCCTTGTAGCCGAGTTTCGGGATCTTCCCGGAGATCTCCAGACCGGGGCCTGGCTCGACGAGCAGGACGCTGATCCCCCGGTGGGCCGGTCTCGCGTCCCGGTCGGTACGGCAGAGCAGGCCGATGAGGCCGGAATGGGCGGCGTTGGAGATCCAGGTCTTGGCGCCGTCGACCACCCAGGCGTCGCCGTCCCGGGCGGCGTGGGTCTTCATCCCCTGCAGGTCCGAGCCACCGGCCGGCTCGGTGAGCGCCATCGTCGCGCGGATCTCGCCGGTCGCCATCCGCGGCAGGTAACGCAACCTCTGCTCGTCGGTCCCGAACGTCCTGACGAGGTACGTGATGACGGAATGGCCGCCGACGGCGCCGGCGAGGCTCATCCAGCCGCGAGCCAGCTCCTCGGTCACCCGGGCGAACGCCGCCATCGAGATGTCCACTCCGCCGTGCTCGGCCGGCACGAGCAGGCCGAAGAAGCCGAGCTTCTTCATCTGTTCGATGAAGTCGTGCGGATAGGTGTCGGTCGCCTCGAAGCGGCGTACGTCCGGTCTGACCCGCTCGTCGACGAACTGCCGCACGACCGCGATCATGTCCAGCTCGTCCTGGGTCAGCTCGGTCACCGCTCTGTCCTCCCACCCGCCGATCTAGCTGGCGCCTCCGGTCATGCCCGGTCATGCCCCTGCCGACCGGAAACAGCCTGCCGGAGGTGCCGTTCCTGACGCTCGTCGACATTCTGGACGGCGGGACGACGGGACGCCCGCGGGACGATGGGACGCCCGGGCGGTTGCGCGCTCGCCGGGTGTTGCGTCAGAATGACGTTCCGATGAAAGAGAATGCAGTTCCCTTGCCGGGTGAGGTCAACGGGGCGGGGCCCGTCGGCGTCCCAACCCGGGTCGTGGCGCTCCAGGGAGCGGTGAACATCCGCGATCTCGGGGGTTACCCGACTCTCGACGGCGGCCGGGTGCGATGGGGCCAGGTATACCGGTCGGCGGGGCTGCACCGGCTCACCACCGAGGACGTGGCGACGCTGGAGCGACTCGGACTGCGCGTCGTCTACGACTTCCGCACCGAGGCCGAGCAGGTCAAGTCTCCCTCCTTGCTGCCCGTCGGGATCCGGCACGAGGCGCTGCCGATCGGCGGCACCGCGTCCCGCAACCAGGACCTGGCCGACCTGCTGGTCGCGGGCCGGTTGGGTGACGTCCCGCCGGACTTCCTGACGCGCACCTACGTCACCATGGCCGAGACCGCCGCGTCGACGTTCGGCAGCTTCCTCACGAAGCTCGCCGACCAGGACGGCTCGCCGGCCCTGTTCCACTGTCACGCGGGCAAGGACCGCACGGGCATGAGCGCGGCGCTGCTGCTCTCGGCGCTCGGCGTCGACGAGGCGACGATCCTCGACGACTACGAGCTCAGCGCCACCCACTTCACCGCGAGCCAGCTGGCGAAGCTCCAGGTCAAGCTCGACGCCGCGGGCATCGACCTGGCGCACTACGACGCCGTGTTCGGCGCCCCCCGCCACGCCATGGCGGTGACGCTGGATACCCTGCGCGCGCAACATGGCTCGGTCATCGCCTACCTGGAGGCCGAGGCGGGCGTGACCGCCGAGGTCGTGACCGCGCTGCGGGCCCGCCTCGTCGAAGCACCGACACCGGTGCTGGCACCGGACCGGGCCTGAGCCACCCGCGTCCACCCGGGCGCGGGTCTGTCGTTCCGTCTCTGCGCGAGGTGGCCGTGACCGATTCCGAGCCCGTCGTCCGCTACGAGGTGGCGGACCGCGTCGCGACCGTGACGCTGAACCGTCCCAAGGCGCGCAACGCGCTCAGCCGCGCGGTGACGTACGCGCTCTGGGACGCCGTGGGCGCCGCCGAGGACGATCCGGGCGTCGACGCGGTGATCATCACCGGCGCGGACCCGGCCTTCTGCGCGGGCGTCGATCTCAAGGAGATCTCGGGCGAGACCGCGCCCTCGGCCGAGCAACGGCCCGCGGACTCCGGCCCCACGCGCGGCGAGGACGGCCTCTTCCGGTTCCTGCCCGTCATCTCGAAGCCCGTGATCGGGGCCATCAACGGCGTCGCGGTCACCGGTGGCCTCGAGGTCGCCCTGCAGTGCACGTTCCTGGTCGCGTCGGAACGCGCCCGGTTCGCCGACACCCACGCCCGGGTCGGGATCATGCCCGGTGGCGGCCTCACCGTGCTGCTCGCCCAGTCCGTCGGCCTGCGCCGGGCGATCGAGATGTCGCTGACCGGCAACTTCGTCACGGCCGAGGAGGCCAGGGACCTCGGTCTCGTCAACCACGTCGTGCCGCACGAGGAGCTGCTGCCGTTCGCCCGGCGCCTGGCCGCCGACATCGTCAGCAACGACCAGCGCGGCGTGCGCCGGCTGCTGCGGCACTATCGCCAGCTGGCCGACACGGCCACCCTCACCGAGGCGCATCTGCTCGAAGGTGTGCTGGCCGAGACGTGGGTGCCGGGAACGCGCGACGTCGCGTCCAGGCGGGCCGCGGTCACCGCCCGCGGCCGCGCCCAGTCCACCTCCTGACCTGCGTCGCGGGCCTGTCCGCGCCATGGCGCATCCGGGATTCCCGCCGCCCAGCGGGCGCAGGCCGGCCCTCGACCGGCGTAACGATCGACAGGGACGAGACAGCGCGATCTACTGAATGAACGTTCAGCAACGGCGGCGCCGAGAGCCTCCGCGGTCTAGCGTGAAATGACCGGCGCTGCTCGAGGACGGAGGCGACGGTGGTGGCAGACAGACGGGCAATCATGCGGGTCGACCGGGGCGGGATCGGCGTCTACGTCGACCTCGCGGGGCCCGCTGACGGCCGGCCGGTCGTGTTCCTGCACGGCGTGGCCGCGAGCGGCACCGTGTGGGACTGGCTGCCGCCGGCGGTCACGGCCGGACGCCGGGTCGTCAAGATCGACTTCCGCGGGCATGGCCGCTCCGACCGCGCTCCCGGCACCTACCTGCTCCCCTACTTCGCCGACGACGTCGCCGCGGTGCTGCGGGACGTCGTCGGCGGCGCGGCGACGTTGGTGGGGCACTCGCTCGGCGGAGCTGTCGCCTGGTCCGTGGCCCAGCGCCACCCCGACCTCGCCACCGCGCTCTTCCTGGAGGACCCGCCGCTGTTCGCCGGGTCCCGCGCCGACACCGCCGGCTCGCCGGCCGGGGCCGTCTTCGCGGGGATGCGGTCCGCCGCCGACCAGTGGCAGCGCGAGGGGCTGTCCATCGACGAGATCGCGAAGCGGGTGGCCAGGACCTCGTTCGGCCCGCCGCCCACGCCGGCGATGGGCGCCGCCTACACCGCCGACGCGATCGAGGCGACCGCCTTCAACCTCAAGCACCTCGACGTGCGGGTGATCGACGCGGTCCTCGACGGCTCCATGCTGGCCGCGCTCGACACGTCCTCGCCCATGCCCGTGCCGGTCTTCCTGCTCGCCGCCGATGAGGCGCTCGGCGCCGCGTTCACCACCGCCCACACCAAGCAGCTGACTGAGGACCACCCGTCGGTCGAGGTCGTCCACCTGACCGGCGCCGGCCACCGCATCCACCTCGAACGCCGCACCCGCCCCGTCTTCACCCGCCACCTCGTCGACTTCCTCACCCGCCACGCCTGATCTGATCATGAAGACGGCGCCGGGCACGGCCGCTGACGGCGGGGTCAGTCCGCCTGCGGTCCGGTCGGGCGACGGGGTCCCCGCCGGGCGTGCGGCGTCCGAACGTGTCCCCTCCCGTCGAGCCGGCTGGGCGGGACGCCTACCGTGGTGGCCTTGCCAGCGGCGCGCCGCCGCCCCGGCGGTCCACACCGCCGCCTTTACCGGTCGTTTAATCCCGATCTCGGTAGGCTTGACAGGAGCTGGGTACCAGCGGTGCGGGGGACGGGAATGACGGGCGGTTCGGCGGGCTACAGGTCCGACCACGACCTCCCGCCCAACTTCCGCCAGTTGGTGCCCGTCGGGTCCGGGTCGGCCGGGCAGGTGTACCGGGCGTACGACGAGGCGCTGAGCCGCACCGTCGCGCTGAAGCTGTTCACCGGGCCGCTCACGGACGACCCGGCGGCGCTCGCCGCGTTCCGTCTCGAGTGCGCGACGCTGGGCCGCCTCTCAGCCCACCCGGGTGTCGTCTCCGTCCACAGCGCCGGGCTCACTCCCGGCGGCCGTCCCTGGCTGTGCATGCAGTTCGTCGCGGGCGGCACCCTGTCCAGGGCGCTGCGCCGCGACGGGCCGCTCGCCCGGGCCGAGGCCCTGCGGATCGGCGCCCTCCTCGCCGACACGCTCGCCTGGGCACACGAGCTCACCCCGCCGGTCCTGCACTGTGACGTGAAGCCGGGGAACATCCTGCTCACCGGCGACGGGCATCCTCTGCTCAGCGACTTCGGCGTCTCCGTCTGGGTGGCGTCGGGCCGCTCGTCCGTCACCGTCAAGGGCTTCACCCAGGCCTACGCGGCGCCGGAGGTGCTCTTCCATGGCCGGTTCTCGCCGCGGTCGGAGGTGTGGAGCCTCGCCGCGACGCTGTTCGAGATGCTGACGGGCGCACCGCCGTTCGAGCAGCTGCCCGGGGAGGGCACGGGCGCCTTCATCGAGCGGGTCGGCTACGGCCTGCCCAGCGACGCCGACCTGGGCCTGTCGGGGCCGCTGCGCACGCTGCTGCGCCGCGGCCTCGCCGTCGACCGGGAGATCCGGTGGCCGTCGGCAGCCGCCTTCGCCGCGGCGATCCGTGAGACACAGGCCATGCTCGGCCTGCCCGTCACGCCCGCCGTTCCGGCGCCGGCACCGTTCCCTTCCGACGACGTCCTCGTCGCCGACGCGCCCGCCATCCACGCCGCGCAACCGCAACCGCAACCGCAACCGGCCATCCTCGCCGGCCGGCCGATGTGGTCCAACGGGAGTGCACCCGCGCGCGGCACCGCCGCGGACGACCGGCCCCCGCACCCGAGCCAGGAGCCGGCGCGGCCGGGCCGGGAGCCCGGGGCCTCCGGCGACGGGGCCTCCGGCGACGGGACGGGCGCCGCGGGGCAGCTGGCGCCGGACACCGCCGGGAGGCAGCCAGGTACCGGGCCGCGCCGCGCGGTGCCGCACTGGTGGATACCGGCCGCGTTCACCGCCCTCGTGGTCGTCGCCCTCACCCTGATGCTGGTACCGCGCAGCCGTGGGCCGAGCACGCAAAGCGAGCCATCGCTTGGCACCACCCTCAGCGCCAGCCTGCCCGCCAGCGCGGTGCCGACGTCCTCGCCGCTGGCCGAGACGGAGACGGCGCCGGGGCCGGCGGCGGGCGGCACGCTCTCGCAGCTCCCGCCCTCGCAGGCCGGCCAGCCCGGCCCGGCACAGGCCGTCCTCCAGCCCGGCCAGCGGATGGAACGGGGCCAGCGGCTGGTGTCGGGCAACGGCCGGTTCGTCGCGGCCATGCAGTCCGACGGGAACCTCGTCGTGTACTCCGAAGGCTCCGGCGCGGTCACCCCCACCTGGCAGTCAGGGACCAGCGGAACCAGCGCGTCCTACGCCGCGATGCGCGACGACGGCGACCTCGTGCTCTACGGCGACGACGGGACGACCGTGTACTGGAGCTCGGGTACCCACGGGTCCGACGTCTACCTCTGGATGCGTGACAACGGTGAGCTCGTCGTCTGCCTCGAGGACGGCACCGTCCTGTGGGCCCGCCGGAGCGGGACCGGCTAGTCCCGGCCTCGGGGATCGCCGGCGAAACCGCCCGGCTCCTGTCCTGGACGCGATCGATGGTCGATGATGGCGGCATGCCCACGAGCACCTGGCCGGT of the Pseudofrankia saprophytica genome contains:
- a CDS encoding acyl-CoA dehydrogenase family protein, translated to MTELTQDELDMIAVVRQFVDERVRPDVRRFEATDTYPHDFIEQMKKLGFFGLLVPAEHGGVDISMAAFARVTEELARGWMSLAGAVGGHSVITYLVRTFGTDEQRLRYLPRMATGEIRATMALTEPAGGSDLQGMKTHAARDGDAWVVDGAKTWISNAAHSGLIGLLCRTDRDARPAHRGISVLLVEPGPGLEISGKIPKLGYKGVEACTLSFDAMRVPADAVLGGPPNRGWAQMMRGLEVGRIQVAARALGVGQAALEAAVSYAQQRETFGQPIWKHQSVGNLIADMATQLRAARLLTLDAAARFDSGKRSDLEAGMAKLFASETAMKVALDAMRVHGGYGYSQEFDVERYFRDAPLMILGEGTNEIQRGVIAAQVIARASAGELY
- a CDS encoding tyrosine-protein phosphatase, with amino-acid sequence MKENAVPLPGEVNGAGPVGVPTRVVALQGAVNIRDLGGYPTLDGGRVRWGQVYRSAGLHRLTTEDVATLERLGLRVVYDFRTEAEQVKSPSLLPVGIRHEALPIGGTASRNQDLADLLVAGRLGDVPPDFLTRTYVTMAETAASTFGSFLTKLADQDGSPALFHCHAGKDRTGMSAALLLSALGVDEATILDDYELSATHFTASQLAKLQVKLDAAGIDLAHYDAVFGAPRHAMAVTLDTLRAQHGSVIAYLEAEAGVTAEVVTALRARLVEAPTPVLAPDRA
- a CDS encoding enoyl-CoA hydratase, producing the protein MTDSEPVVRYEVADRVATVTLNRPKARNALSRAVTYALWDAVGAAEDDPGVDAVIITGADPAFCAGVDLKEISGETAPSAEQRPADSGPTRGEDGLFRFLPVISKPVIGAINGVAVTGGLEVALQCTFLVASERARFADTHARVGIMPGGGLTVLLAQSVGLRRAIEMSLTGNFVTAEEARDLGLVNHVVPHEELLPFARRLAADIVSNDQRGVRRLLRHYRQLADTATLTEAHLLEGVLAETWVPGTRDVASRRAAVTARGRAQSTS
- a CDS encoding alpha/beta fold hydrolase, with the protein product MVADRRAIMRVDRGGIGVYVDLAGPADGRPVVFLHGVAASGTVWDWLPPAVTAGRRVVKIDFRGHGRSDRAPGTYLLPYFADDVAAVLRDVVGGAATLVGHSLGGAVAWSVAQRHPDLATALFLEDPPLFAGSRADTAGSPAGAVFAGMRSAADQWQREGLSIDEIAKRVARTSFGPPPTPAMGAAYTADAIEATAFNLKHLDVRVIDAVLDGSMLAALDTSSPMPVPVFLLAADEALGAAFTTAHTKQLTEDHPSVEVVHLTGAGHRIHLERRTRPVFTRHLVDFLTRHA
- a CDS encoding protein kinase domain-containing protein, whose protein sequence is MTGGSAGYRSDHDLPPNFRQLVPVGSGSAGQVYRAYDEALSRTVALKLFTGPLTDDPAALAAFRLECATLGRLSAHPGVVSVHSAGLTPGGRPWLCMQFVAGGTLSRALRRDGPLARAEALRIGALLADTLAWAHELTPPVLHCDVKPGNILLTGDGHPLLSDFGVSVWVASGRSSVTVKGFTQAYAAPEVLFHGRFSPRSEVWSLAATLFEMLTGAPPFEQLPGEGTGAFIERVGYGLPSDADLGLSGPLRTLLRRGLAVDREIRWPSAAAFAAAIRETQAMLGLPVTPAVPAPAPFPSDDVLVADAPAIHAAQPQPQPQPAILAGRPMWSNGSAPARGTAADDRPPHPSQEPARPGREPGASGDGASGDGTGAAGQLAPDTAGRQPGTGPRRAVPHWWIPAAFTALVVVALTLMLVPRSRGPSTQSEPSLGTTLSASLPASAVPTSSPLAETETAPGPAAGGTLSQLPPSQAGQPGPAQAVLQPGQRMERGQRLVSGNGRFVAAMQSDGNLVVYSEGSGAVTPTWQSGTSGTSASYAAMRDDGDLVLYGDDGTTVYWSSGTHGSDVYLWMRDNGELVVCLEDGTVLWARRSGTG